From Halotia branconii CENA392, the proteins below share one genomic window:
- the ilvD gene encoding dihydroxy-acid dehydratase, protein MSENLRSQVVTQGVQRSPNRAMLRAVGFQDQDFNKAIVGVANAYSTITPCNMGINQLAQRAEAGIKLAGAMPQMFGTITISDGISMGTEGMKYSLVSREVIADSIETVCNGQSMDGVIAIGGCDKNMPGAMIAMARMNIPAIFVYGGTIKPGHYNGKDLTVVSSFEAVGQHSAGKIDSKELLEIESRACPGAGSCGGMFTANTMSSAFEAMGMSLPYSSTMAAEDDEKADSTEESAKVLIEAIRNQLLPRQIITRKSIENAISVIMAVGGSTNAVLHFLAIARAAGVELNLDDFETIRGRVPVLCDLKPSGRYVATDLHQAGGIPQVMKMLLMHGLLHADCITITGKTIAEILADVPDEPPTNQDVIRPWNKPMYKQGHLAILKGNLATEGAVAKITGIKNPRITGPARVFDSEEECLDAILAGKIQAGDVIIVRYEGPKGGPGMREMLAPTSAIIGAGLGDAVGLITDGRFSGGTYGMVVGHIAPEAAVGGAIALVEEGDRITIDANSRLLQINIDDAELANRRAKWQPRPPRYPKGILAKYAKLVSSSSFGAVTDLDL, encoded by the coding sequence ATGTCAGAGAATTTGAGAAGTCAAGTTGTCACACAAGGAGTACAGCGATCGCCAAATCGGGCTATGCTGCGTGCTGTAGGTTTTCAAGATCAAGACTTTAACAAAGCAATTGTGGGTGTGGCTAATGCTTACAGCACTATCACTCCCTGCAACATGGGAATTAATCAACTAGCACAAAGAGCTGAAGCGGGAATTAAACTAGCCGGGGCAATGCCGCAAATGTTCGGCACAATTACTATTAGTGATGGGATTTCTATGGGAACCGAGGGGATGAAATATTCCTTAGTGTCACGAGAAGTGATTGCTGACTCTATTGAAACCGTCTGTAATGGTCAAAGTATGGATGGTGTGATTGCGATCGGTGGCTGTGATAAAAATATGCCAGGGGCAATGATTGCAATGGCCAGAATGAATATTCCAGCTATCTTTGTTTACGGTGGGACAATTAAACCCGGACATTACAATGGTAAAGATTTAACAGTTGTTAGTTCTTTTGAAGCTGTAGGTCAACATAGCGCTGGGAAGATTGACTCTAAAGAATTATTAGAAATTGAAAGCCGTGCTTGTCCTGGTGCTGGTTCCTGTGGTGGAATGTTCACAGCTAATACCATGTCTTCAGCATTTGAAGCAATGGGGATGAGTTTGCCCTATTCTTCTACAATGGCAGCAGAAGATGACGAAAAAGCCGATAGCACAGAAGAATCAGCCAAGGTCTTAATAGAAGCAATTCGCAATCAACTGTTACCCCGGCAAATTATCACCCGTAAATCTATCGAAAATGCAATTTCTGTAATTATGGCTGTGGGTGGTTCAACTAACGCCGTGTTACATTTTCTGGCGATCGCTCGTGCGGCTGGTGTAGAACTAAATCTTGATGATTTTGAAACTATCCGTGGCCGTGTTCCTGTTTTATGTGACTTAAAACCCAGTGGTAGATATGTTGCCACAGACTTACATCAAGCTGGCGGTATTCCCCAAGTAATGAAAATGTTATTGATGCATGGATTACTTCACGCTGACTGTATCACTATTACAGGTAAAACCATCGCCGAAATTTTAGCAGATGTCCCTGATGAACCACCCACTAATCAAGATGTGATTCGTCCTTGGAATAAACCGATGTATAAGCAAGGTCACTTAGCCATTCTCAAAGGAAATCTCGCTACCGAGGGAGCAGTAGCAAAAATTACAGGGATAAAAAATCCCCGCATTACTGGTCCTGCACGGGTATTTGATTCCGAGGAAGAATGCTTAGATGCCATTCTTGCAGGTAAAATTCAAGCCGGCGATGTCATTATCGTTCGTTACGAAGGGCCTAAAGGCGGCCCCGGTATGCGGGAAATGCTAGCACCCACCTCAGCAATTATTGGTGCGGGTTTAGGTGATGCAGTCGGGTTAATTACTGATGGACGCTTTTCTGGTGGTACTTATGGGATGGTAGTCGGACACATTGCTCCCGAAGCCGCCGTTGGTGGTGCGATCGCTCTGGTTGAAGAAGGCGATCGCATCACTATTGATGCTAATTCTCGCTTATTACAAATAAACATTGATGATGCAGAATTAGCTAATCGCCGCGCCAAATGGCAACCCCGTCCACCCCGTTATCCAAAAGGGATTTTAGCAAAATATGCTAAGTTAGTTTCCTCTAGCAGTTTTGGTGCTGTCACAGACTTGGATTTATAG
- a CDS encoding LysR substrate-binding domain-containing protein: protein MELRHLRYFIAVAEELHFSKAAERLHIAQPPLSQQIQQLEAELGVKLFHRKTKRQIQLTEAGQVFLQEAYQLLVQLETAVTLTQRIGRGQTGQLRIGFTSLVIYDLLPLILRQFREQFLEVELVLLELTTSQQEQALKDSRIHVGFAHPPLEDDTLSYKCIHRQTLVVALSSTHPLAQQEDICVRSLFSEPLIMFPRYLAPGLYDRIMSIFQQENFKPNITQEAIQMQTIIGLVSAGMGVAITPSSLQNLQRSGVVYRPLLAEVPVIETAVIWQENSLIPVVENFLEFTQKFILVK from the coding sequence ATGGAACTACGACATTTGCGCTACTTTATTGCTGTAGCTGAAGAATTACATTTCAGTAAAGCCGCCGAAAGACTGCATATAGCTCAACCGCCTCTGAGTCAACAAATTCAGCAGCTAGAAGCAGAATTAGGAGTAAAACTTTTTCATCGCAAAACTAAGCGACAAATACAGCTAACAGAAGCTGGTCAGGTTTTTTTACAAGAGGCTTATCAACTATTGGTACAACTAGAAACAGCAGTGACACTGACTCAAAGGATTGGCAGAGGTCAAACAGGGCAACTAAGAATCGGATTTACTAGTTTGGTAATTTATGACCTATTACCTTTGATTTTGCGACAATTCCGCGAACAATTTCTAGAAGTAGAACTAGTTTTATTAGAGTTAACTACAAGTCAACAGGAGCAAGCACTGAAGGATTCCCGGATTCATGTAGGTTTTGCTCATCCACCTTTGGAAGATGACACACTATCTTATAAGTGTATTCACAGGCAAACCTTAGTTGTAGCTTTGTCGTCAACTCATCCATTGGCTCAACAAGAAGATATCTGTGTGCGATCGCTCTTCAGTGAACCTTTGATCATGTTTCCTCGCTATCTAGCACCAGGACTTTATGATCGCATCATGAGTATTTTTCAGCAGGAAAATTTCAAACCTAATATTACTCAGGAGGCGATTCAAATGCAAACAATTATTGGATTAGTCTCGGCTGGAATGGGTGTGGCAATTACACCATCTTCTCTACAGAATCTTCAAAGATCTGGTGTAGTTTATCGTCCTCTATTGGCAGAAGTACCTGTAATAGAAACTGCTGTAATCTGGCAGGAAAACAGTTTAATTCCTGTTGTAGAGAATTTTTTAGAATTTACTCAAAAGTTTATTCTAGTGAAATAA
- a CDS encoding DUF2808 domain-containing protein, whose translation MRLPILLGTAIATAAITMVQVDTFKQSQAIQLQDGTVYFAEPPRLVNAATTYNEVYIWGATYYFTVSMPENAGEPLQKVTINQHEGVDHIHFDLKNSFAFEGTRSHKQQKIKLKNVVSDRKTRTVSLTFDPPVSPGKTITIGLKPWQNPTTSGVYLFGVTAFPRGEKSHGQFLGFGRLHFYSHGNNSFLLPYKW comes from the coding sequence ATGCGCCTTCCAATTTTATTAGGCACTGCGATCGCCACCGCAGCCATAACAATGGTACAAGTAGATACTTTCAAGCAAAGTCAAGCAATTCAGTTGCAAGATGGCACAGTATATTTTGCCGAACCGCCGCGCCTTGTTAATGCAGCAACTACTTACAATGAAGTTTATATATGGGGCGCAACTTACTATTTTACTGTCAGTATGCCAGAAAATGCGGGTGAACCCTTGCAAAAGGTGACAATTAACCAGCATGAGGGAGTAGATCACATTCACTTTGACTTGAAAAATAGTTTTGCCTTTGAAGGTACACGCTCCCACAAACAACAGAAAATAAAATTGAAAAATGTAGTCAGCGATCGCAAAACTCGAACAGTATCGTTAACATTCGACCCGCCAGTATCTCCAGGTAAAACCATTACAATTGGTCTGAAACCTTGGCAAAATCCTACAACTTCAGGTGTTTATCTCTTTGGAGTTACAGCTTTTCCAAGAGGTGAAAAATCTCATGGACAATTTCTCGGTTTCGGACGATTGCATTTCTATAGCCACGGCAACAATTCTTTTCTCTTACCCTATAAGTGGTAA